In one window of Tumebacillus algifaecis DNA:
- the kamA gene encoding lysine 2,3-aminomutase, which yields MEQQQERLERHLYGKKKRHFRDVEIWKDVTNEKWDDWMWQLTHTINDLETLEQVVNLTEEERVGILNVKMSIPLRITPYYAMMMDQDDPNCPVRLQAVPMSDEMQRSPWDMADPLSEDEDAPAPGLTHRYPDRVLFLITNQCSMYCRHCTRRRFSGQVGQSVPKQQLDAAIDYIRRTPQIRDVLLSGGDGLLVNDKILEYIVSSLRQIPHVEIIRIGTRAPVVFPQRITDNLVNMLKKYHPVWINTHFNHPDELTEEAKAACHKIADAGIPLGNQSVLMRGVNDCAHVMKDLMHQLVYNRVRPYYIYQCDLSEGIQHFRTTVSKGLEIMEQLRGHTSGYAVPTFVVDAPGGGGKIPVMPNYVLSQGHGKVILRNFEGVISVYHEPTYHDQGCPPTCKHDHSKDEEIGLARLLNDKQLSLEPKGLKRRRPKEQQEEQATTTIDLPMVD from the coding sequence ATGGAACAACAACAAGAGCGTTTGGAGCGTCACCTGTACGGCAAGAAAAAGCGTCACTTCCGCGATGTGGAGATTTGGAAAGATGTCACCAACGAAAAATGGGATGACTGGATGTGGCAACTGACGCACACCATCAATGACCTGGAGACTTTGGAACAAGTGGTCAACCTGACCGAAGAAGAGCGCGTCGGCATTCTGAACGTGAAGATGTCGATTCCGCTACGCATCACGCCGTACTATGCGATGATGATGGACCAAGACGACCCGAACTGCCCAGTGCGCCTGCAAGCGGTGCCGATGTCAGACGAGATGCAACGCTCTCCGTGGGATATGGCCGATCCGCTGAGTGAAGATGAAGACGCGCCGGCGCCGGGTCTTACCCACCGTTACCCGGACCGCGTGCTGTTTTTGATCACCAACCAATGTTCGATGTACTGCCGCCACTGTACGCGCCGCCGTTTCTCCGGCCAAGTCGGTCAATCGGTGCCGAAGCAACAGCTCGATGCGGCGATCGACTACATCCGCCGCACCCCGCAGATTCGCGACGTACTGCTCTCTGGCGGCGACGGCCTGCTCGTCAACGACAAGATTCTTGAGTACATCGTTTCCAGCCTGCGCCAAATCCCGCATGTAGAGATCATCCGCATCGGCACACGCGCACCGGTCGTGTTCCCGCAACGCATCACCGACAACCTGGTCAACATGCTGAAAAAGTACCATCCGGTCTGGATCAACACGCACTTCAACCATCCGGATGAGCTGACCGAAGAGGCGAAAGCGGCTTGCCATAAGATCGCCGATGCAGGTATCCCGCTGGGCAACCAATCGGTGTTGATGCGCGGCGTCAACGACTGCGCACATGTGATGAAAGACCTGATGCACCAACTGGTTTACAACCGCGTACGTCCGTACTACATCTACCAGTGCGACCTGTCGGAAGGCATTCAGCATTTCCGCACCACCGTCTCGAAAGGTCTGGAGATCATGGAGCAACTGCGCGGCCACACCTCCGGCTATGCGGTGCCGACGTTCGTTGTCGATGCGCCGGGCGGCGGCGGCAAGATTCCGGTCATGCCGAACTACGTCCTTTCGCAAGGTCACGGCAAAGTGATCCTGCGCAACTTTGAAGGCGTCATCTCGGTCTACCATGAGCCGACGTACCATGACCAAGGGTGCCCGCCGACCTGCAAGCATGACCACAGCAAGGATGAAGAGATCGGTTTGGCAAGACTGCTCAACGACAAGCAACTGTCGCTCGAACCAAAAGGGCTGAAGCGTCGCCGCCCGAAAGAGCAGCAAGAGGAACAGGCTACCACGACGATCGATTTGCCGATGGTGGACTGA
- the kdd gene encoding L-erythro-3,5-diaminohexanoate dehydrogenase, giving the protein MKPGHRYGLHRVLEPQGTMPQPAWKIDNSMELYDNEILIDVQTLNIDSASFVQIREAEGGDPLKVGEHMQNIVRERGKHHNPVTGSGGMLIGTVRSIGERLQGQIDLQAGDRIATLVSLSLTPLTIEKIVKMDVKTGQVDIQGQAILFESGLYAKLSDDLPDRVSLAVLDVCGAPAQTAKLVKAGDTVVILGAGGKSGSMVLYQARKSAGPTGKIIAVEYGEAGCETLRKLGWADEVLNLDCTKPVEVLEAVERATGGRFADLTVNCVNIPGTEMASILATRDEGTVYFFSMATSFTAAALGAEGVGKDVNMIIGNGYTKGHADLSLQLVRESAQLRELFETKYGN; this is encoded by the coding sequence ATGAAACCGGGACATCGGTACGGTTTACATCGTGTTTTAGAACCGCAAGGCACGATGCCACAGCCGGCATGGAAGATTGACAACAGCATGGAGCTGTACGATAACGAAATCTTGATCGATGTGCAGACGCTAAACATCGATTCCGCTTCTTTTGTGCAGATTCGGGAAGCGGAGGGGGGCGACCCGCTCAAAGTCGGTGAACATATGCAAAACATCGTGCGTGAACGCGGCAAGCATCACAACCCGGTGACCGGATCGGGCGGAATGCTGATCGGCACTGTCCGCAGCATCGGGGAGCGCCTGCAAGGGCAGATCGACCTGCAAGCAGGCGATCGCATCGCCACGCTCGTCTCCCTGTCGCTCACGCCGCTCACGATCGAGAAAATCGTCAAGATGGACGTGAAGACGGGTCAGGTCGATATTCAAGGCCAAGCGATATTGTTCGAATCGGGCCTGTATGCGAAGCTGTCGGACGATCTGCCCGACCGCGTGTCGCTCGCCGTCCTCGATGTATGCGGTGCGCCTGCCCAGACGGCCAAACTGGTCAAAGCGGGCGACACGGTCGTCATCCTTGGCGCAGGCGGCAAGAGCGGCTCGATGGTGCTCTATCAGGCTCGCAAATCGGCGGGGCCGACTGGGAAGATCATCGCCGTCGAATACGGGGAAGCCGGCTGTGAGACGCTGCGCAAACTCGGCTGGGCCGATGAGGTGCTCAACTTGGACTGCACCAAGCCTGTCGAAGTGTTGGAAGCGGTCGAACGAGCGACTGGCGGGAGATTTGCCGATCTGACCGTCAACTGCGTGAACATTCCGGGCACGGAGATGGCATCGATCCTCGCGACCCGCGATGAAGGAACGGTCTACTTTTTCTCGATGGCGACCTCGTTTACCGCCGCTGCGCTCGGTGCAGAAGGCGTCGGCAAAGATGTGAACATGATCATTGGCAACGGCTACACGAAAGGGCATGCCGACCTCTCGCTCCAACTGGTGCGCGAATCGGCCCAACTTCGCGAGCTGTTTGAAACCAAATACGGAAACTAA